GCTTCCAGTTGAGTAAGTAgagttaaaacaaaacaattgtttcTTACACGATTCCTAAACACCCATCCGTTTATAGGGACGGAATGATGGAAGCGTTGAATGAAGAGGCGAATTCGATAATGGATACATTTCAAATATACTTACAAACCCTAATGTCTCAAGCGTTGGATTCCAACtttgtaaaagaaattgtcaAGGAACAAGGTATAAAACGTATAAACGTTCGTCTTTACATGGTTTCATCGCCGTTTAATACCATTTTGTTCAGATGACTACTTCTTGACCAGCATTGCGGCAGTTGAAGATCATTGGATTCTGCCCAAGAGAAATatgttaaaagaaataattaaaatgaagaaacCTTTTCAGGTTAGTAATTATTCTTTTCCTGTTACCGTACATCATCAACGAATCTTGCTTTTTCTAGGAATTAATAGAGACTCACCCGGGGTTAGAATTACGCTGCGTGACTTCTGGAGACAAATCGTGTGACAGCTGCAATGGACGTAACCCTACGAGAAGTTTCGAATTTCATCCGCTAAGTTACAGCTTTGACACGCTCGATATAATGGAAGGCAAGCCTTCGAATAAGGTACAGTGAATTCACTGCATTATTCATTTATGAATTATGGGACTTGACCAATATTTTCTACAGACGTATCGGTTATGTCTTTCGTGTACTGATCGAATTCTCCTCTACCATGAGCTCTTCCATATGCGGTATCATCTCTTCATTTGCTGCCAGAAAAAGGTTAACCAATATGATCAAAGAGACGGTCCAGCTGCATTGACCGCTTCATTAGCTGATCAGGCGTGGAAGTCCCTCATGCATCGAAGAGTATTACTCGTGTTAGCTGAAACGCAGCAGGTCATCAGCCACTATTCAGCGGGTGCTTGTGTTGTTTGAAAGCATGTTTGGTGAATGTGACTCTACCGTGTTGATTGTTTGGTGCCGTAGCCGTTTTCTTTGTTATAGTAGTGTTGATCACACGTGACTATAGAGGATGACAAAATGCCCTTCTAATTTTGCTTTTGGGTGCAATAGATAAAATTAAGTTGTTTTAATTCCTATATAAATGAAAACCGTGAAAAAGACTGAAAGATGAACAGTATTTCTGTATTTCTATGACAAATTACAAGATCATGTATCACTTGAAAAAATAGACAATATGTGACGAATAAACAAGAAGTACATAAATTAGATGTGAAAGATCGGACATAAAGTTGCATTGGGATTACACACAATCCCATGTTGAAAGCCAATCAGGTTCCTGCATATCTTCTTCACATATAGGGGAACCAGAAATACTATTTGTATTTTCGACATAGTCGACGATTTCTTCAGACTTGCAAAACGGCGACGCTGGACATTCCATTGCTCTTTCCAATAAATCATTGTTACATTCTCTAATTTCCGGAAAAGATTTAGCAAGTTCGCTAGAGAAGTCTACGATAGTTTGAGTTTCGAACGACATTAGACTGTCAATAATCTTTTCATCTAAGTTGTCGCCATCGTCTGAAGCCTCAACGTATTGTAGCAGATCAAAGTCATCGGTTTCAGTTTTTGTAGGAAATGGCAAGTTTTTCGCATGAACATCTTCACTTTCCAACACAGCTTTAGTAAGCCAATTTAGAATGTCAATATTTCCTTCTGCTTCCTTCATTGCTATGGTGGGTACTTCTGAGACCGCTGTGTTGGCGACTGTGCGTCGTTTAATGGGCAGTTTTTTAACTGTTGGAATGGGGTGAAGTATTGGCTGTGAATGTCGGCCTTGGTAAACCTTTTCAGTTTGTTTGACTTTAAGTGGACTGCAGGGGATTGCAGAACCAGCATCAGGTGTAGAAGCAGTTTCAAAACCATAGATGGAGTGTAACCCTGTCCCTGCGGCAGAGGTCCATTAATGAGTGCGGCTGACTCAACAGGATACACAATCCTTTCCATTGATTTGGGAACTGGATCTTCTAGTACACTGTGGTGGTTGCCTGTCAACCTAGCATTTTCAGCTAGAAGTCGCTGGTTTTCAGCTCTGAGGTGATTGTTCTGTCAGTGCAACCAATTATTTATTAATAAGATTGTGCCAATGCTTTCAAAATAGCTTCATTACCTCTGCTGTAAGGTTATTAACAAGTTCTTCCAGTTCATCcattttggctttctttttatctcgGGCAGTTTGTGCTGCAACtctatttttcagttttctagAAGTGAATGAATGTTTTACAAGAGTTGCCTTTAGGAATAATAGCATCATTTGGCATTGTTACCTCCTCAAGAACTTTTCTTGTTCAGTCATGTGATCAAGCctctgcctttttcttgtgggTTGTTTTTGAGAATTATCTTCTCCATTTGTTTCACACTCAACTTCTGAACCTTCTCCtgttgaagaagatgaactATAAGCAAGTTGATGGGCTTCAGCAAGGTTCAACGCAGCCTGGCTGCCTGGTTGTATCACGATGATTTGCATGCTGGCGACGACTTGATGGTTCCTTAATAAGGTAcacacaatttttgtttcacaatTAGAATTTGGAACAAGGACGATATTTTTGTTGTACTAGTAAAACGATGAAATCGAGAGAGCGAATCTTTGAAGTAAACATTTCTCAGAGCTAAAATTCAAATGTCTAGAAAAGTCTCGATCACTTCTGATTTTATAAAGACCCTTTTCACAATGACGTCATTGGATTTGAACCAATGGGTGCGCTACAACAGCACAAGGGGCGGATGCATATTTGTGCTGATGCAATGTCCCTTTAACTGGAGTCATAAGACAATTTGAAAGTGTAAATAGCACAAAGCAAatagaaatattcaaaaaggTAAATATACGATGAATTTATCGGTCTCACATCCCATAATGTACACCAAAAATTTCTCAATTGTCTGTTTTGTTTGGCTTAAATAAAAAGCAGAGTCGGGAACTAGAAAAGTTACGTCAGCCACCCTCAATCTGATGAAACTGAGAACGAAACTGTAGCAAAGGTACGTAATTCACGAAAAAGTAAATCTCGAAAAAGTATTACAGGAATAGAAGCTAAGATGGGATATATGGGCAAATTGTACCAACTAGactagttattttttttttaatggaaggTAATACTCAATACTGAGTACTGGGGCCTTTCACCTTCATTTGGGAGCAAAACAACGTCGACAGACGTAATCTGAATCTTTAGCCAGAGTCGTCATAGTATCGTCTGCGCCTCTTGTCGCTACCAGTTGACGCCTCAATActaaatgttgaaaaaaaaatcattatgtAAGCCCtaggaaaataataattacctTAAAAATAAGTGTACGTAGTCGTACGTCTTGGCAACAGCGAGCAAGGCcacataaaaaaggaaaagacggTAGGTAAACATCTGTATGCATATGTTCATTTTAAACATACCTTCAGGCCAACTGGTAACATAAAAGAGTTTATGACCTTCAGAGTGGCTTGCAGGTAACGTCATCACTTTTATCCCCCTATAGCGAATCACGTACGAAATGTGAAATTGCTCGACTAGTTCAACCTTCTGAAAATCTTCTGAAAATATTAGATTCTTACTTTCCAATTGAGGGAACGTCATGCAATCTTCTGCAATAACTCActgttttccctttcttttctcgtgCAAAGGAAAGGTACAGCTTTCCTAAGATACTTCGGGATCtcccttttcccttttgttcgAAGAAAAACCGTCACCGTGAATTTCAGCATCACGCGGATGCCACAGTTAAACGAGGTTTTTTTCCTCACCGCTGAGCGATTTGCAATTTTCCAAGTTCAAACTTGctgtaaaaaattcacaattgtggatagtgaaaaagaaaatattgttCTGTCAGTTGAAAGATATTACTGGGAATGTACAGCGTGGAAAAACGTTAAACAGTTTTATAGGGGAAAGTTCTACTCTGAATTCGCTTTGATTTTCGGCGTTGAGTAGACATGGTCGATagattttctttctcactAGCTGACTCGTCGAAGCATTCAACCATAATTATAGGCGTCATGTTATAAGGTTTCCATGCTAGAGTTAATCAGATACAACCTTTTTGCGTTTCGCTGAGGCATATGCGGCGAAGCAGCTGCATTCGCAACATTTCAGCTTCGATCACTTGTCGCCCTCATGTAAGCACATTGATACTTTGTGTAAACGATGGCCAGGAATAGtgtgaaacatttttctttcttataaGTTTTCTGTTCAACCATCGTAAGCGTCACCTGCTTGTAACATCGATCATAGCTTCTACGAACTGAGCGCATTCAACCATGTAATTTTCCAATCTGTGCGCGACTGTGCCTATAAAAGTTGCAGTTCACCCTAACGTGATCGTTATTTACTGTATGGCAAACTACATGGTTGAAAATTTTCTAGTCAATCGCACATATAGTGTACAGGTCAGTTATGTAAACTCTGAATGTcagcgaagaaaaagaaagataaaaaagaaggtgttttccaaaaagcTTATATCACTCGAGTTACTTTATGTTTAAAAGATTCCCACACATGCATTCAGAAACGAAAATCTATTCCGAGTGTGCATGTCTGTTTGCGGGACGCTAAGTACCAAGTTTATTTGGACATCGATAGCGAGGTCTAATGACCTAGTCTCGTTCTCCGTTTAGAGGGTTGATATGGGaccctctttcttttcgccATTTCCTTTGATTACCGCAAACTTGATTACCTTCGCTTTCGGAAAGCACGCATGCAACTATGCGGCGCCCAAAGTGATCTGTGttattatttctcttattttcttttcagttccCATTATGGGTGTGATGTATGACAGAAAAATCTTGACGCAACGCACTAATAAGAAAGATGGTCGTCAAATAACCATTACGTCTTCCGCTATACGCGCGCCCTGATTCAATAACCACTAGCAAATTGCAAACGTGTGATTCACATTAAGCACGTACCGAATGATGGCTTGATTGCGTCAAAaatctatttctattttagcAATTTCTTAGTCATTTAAATTTGATGTGTTCGTGATTAATTCTTTTAACtactatttaaaaatcaaatgggtTTCTGCGTAGTGCGTAGATGGCATACGTAGTGCGCAAATCGCCCAGTCGTTTCACGAAATAATTCCAAACTTGCTGAGGAGTTTTTTCATGAAGCTTGAATTTCAGTTACCACTCGTTCCATTGTTTTTACGTACTGTTTAAGCACAATGACCCAGAGTACATCCTGCCGTACAAGTCCTGTAAAGAGAACGGATACCATATGAGCTTTCCGGTCTGTGTGCTGCATAACACTGTATGCCTAGTGCAAAAAACAAAGCTAATTGAATGAGCTCACCGCTCCAAAATGATGCCTAGTATGTACACACGCTCTGTTGACGTGCCCAAATGGGACAATAACGCACTGCCGTCGAATAGTTTTCCCATCCCGTGAAAGTTTCCATATGCTTAAAATCTACTTGGTTTGATTCCCAGAGGTGCGTGTCACGGGTCTTAAAAAGTTTTTTAGACTGAGAATAATCGATCGTTCAGAAGGCCACATAGAATAGGACGGGCCAAAAAGTACATCAATCCATGAAAAATGTCAacaacattgttttttttttttttttgcccacgATATCAGTTTCAGACTGACGTTTCCAGACATGTTACGTAATCTGATTTAAATAAGAGGATAGTTTAGTCAAAACTATTCAAAAACGAATCAGTTATGTAGCGTCATGGACGCATTCGAATCGTAACCACAGTAATTTTAGGCTCGATCATTTAGCGTCGTAatcggttctttttttaacgcaCTCCTATATATTTATGCGTGGGTTCTACTCCTGTAAATCACTTTGGAATGATATAGAGTCTTAACCAAACGTAACTACGTAAAACGCAGATACCGCAGGAAAAAAACCTCCTTCGATCCTaatgtataaaaatgaaataggtTAGGCGAACCAATCAAAAGGAATGGATGAgcagcaatttctttttgcgtcGACATCTTACCCGCTCATTATTTTCGTCTTTTCGGTCTAAAATAACATTTGATTAGTCATGTGAGGAGGTACTGTCCGTACATGATACAGATTTTACTACTTGGTTGTATAGACATGTTTTCCAAAATATTTGAACAAACCCAACGACTATGGCGTAGCAGCACTTTAATCAATAATGTTGAACCAATTTCGCCTTCTATTTTGACAACATCGAACAGTACACATGCCTGTGCTCTTCACACAAATAAAGTGTCTCATATAAGTGGAAATTCAATAACGGTGTTTGCGTCGTGTTTTACAGCAGGGAAAGACACGAGTGTCATTTCCAACTTTGgttcaaataaacaaatctGGCATCGAGCTATGGCGTGCAGTCAACAAACTACAACTGTCACATCAGTGCTGCAGCTATTATGGCATTCCTACTTAAGTGTCCGGAGAGGCTCCAACATTATTATCTCAATCCTGGAATTCTGTTGGGGCTCCGTGCCATTCTAATATATGGTTACGCCTGTGCATAACTAAGCATGAAAATCTAAGAAAAGGTAAATTTTGCGCAGCagtcttttattgtttttcttgttataaATGTCTACTCGAGTTAAGTGTTTCGAGATCATTAAGATTATCACCATTGTTCAGTTTTACTGTCTTCATTAGGTAGTGAAAAGTATATGCTGTACTAACCAGACTAACATGGAATTTTGGGTAGATTCTAATAACATGCATTGCTTAAAATCAAGAACATGGATCAGAACCAGTTAATGTTACGTGCGTCGTTGGCTGGTGATATATCTAAAGAGACTTagaatgcaaaacaaatggcGGTTATCTACGGAGGCCATACACAACTTTTTTATCGTTGCACTAATCGTTTCTTTATGTACACTAACGTGTCATAAAGTCCATTACTCGATTGGCTAAATAATCGTGTTTTATGCCAATTTCTAATCTATAAACCAATGTAGATGCAATTATTGGCCTACCATAAATTGATTTGACCAGTGTAGTCCTGTTTTACGTAGCGAATATATTGGCCAGTTACTGGGATGCGTGGCAATCTTGCGAGAGTCATCGATCCACGAACTTGTCCATCTCAAAGTTGCTGAAAGCCTTGTTTGGCACGATGAGTCGCTATCGGCATTTGCATACAACCCACTAAAAGAgtttttgtctattttttaCATCAGTACTATCGGTGCCGCAGTACAATGGCGGCACTTACCGGATTGGACGAATGTCGTAATAGTGAGAAGAATTTCTCCTGTACGGAGTTTCATCCTAAGAGGATAAACTTGCAACTGCTGTTGAGCTACGTCTCACACTCCAACGAAGCTGTTACTATTAAATGTAGGCCCCCCAACTATCTCCGTGAATGGAAACTGTCAGAGGAGAGTAAAGGGGAGCTTTGATATTCCGAATGTTCACGAACGCCGTCATCACACCCTATGTGTAGGTGGTACGTTGTCGTTCTGCCCCTCATCTAAATGTAAAGAGGGAGAGACATGTTTgaactgataaaaaaaaggaagttttAAAATTGATGTCTGTCGACTTTGGCCGCACGTTCGGGTTGATTCGTTCGTCTGCACAACGCCAACGCGTACATCAGCGTCGgtcaaaaatttgtttgttttagtcAGTTTGAATAGGATTAAATCTTTTATGATTGCTATAATATTCACGCACATCTGCAGCCATAGCAATTTAGTGTGTGCGAATCCGTACCacggtttttttgtttcttctctaAAGCAAAACCTGGCAGACTAGTAAATATATAGTGATGAACGAATCGTGCAATCCCGCCTAACGTTTTAAAATGCATAGGCGGCAGACGTTCACCACGTCTGTCTGTTTCCGTCAAGTCAACACAATTGCGgcttttcaattattaaaactgtaaaaaaaaaaatgtttcccttGATACGCTTAGAGTATGAACCTATAGCAATGACTATGTTATTGGTTTATTAATGAGAATCCTAAATTGCCCTACCGAGTTTCATCCGAAATGGTCGATCAATGTCTATCAATCCATGCACGTTTGGTGATTGCTTTCCGaggcataaaaaaaacaaaaacaaaaaagagcaaGCAAAATTTATTGGAAGGGAGTGTAGAAATATTGACAAACTGGTTGAATATACAGTTTTATACGACGGGTAGACGACAGCGAGGCAGCATGCTCCTGTTTGTGTGGGAGGATGACGAGAATTGGTTACGACGGAGTGTGCGCCGACCACCTCTGAGCGAGCTCGTTTTCGGCCCCGTTTCTCTGTCGGCCACCCAAAGCAAACCAGTGTTCAGTCCGTGCTGACGCTTTCGACCGTCGAGGCTGatctctttctcttgtttcTCAGTCACAAAACCTGTGGCCTCCAAAGCTCTCGTTCTTTCACTTCGCAACCGCCTTACCTTGACTACCAAAATAACAgcaatcaacaacaacaaaaaaatacccGAAATAATATCCCACTTCACAAAAATACCCCCGTCATTGTAGGACAGAGCCCATTCGTGCTAGTGCCGCTAGATTAGGTTCTTTTCCGCGCAGATGCGGACAAGGTGAGTGCGCGTGATGAGTCCCAATCGCACGGTGTGACAACGGTGTGTCCAATTTCAGGCAAAAGATGGCGACTTTTAGCTCTCCCCTATTAAGTCCACAAGTTAATGCCAATTGACTTAACGGACTATTTTTGATTGAGCTCTAGTAGATTGCTAGAGAAGTGGACGTGAATTTCCCCCCTAAAACAGAGTGTAATTTTGTAAAAACTCTGATGGGCTTGCTATCGACGCAACAGACGCTAACAACTGTGTCACCATAAATACTCTTGGCAAGTGTGTGTTTACATATGTTTAACTGGACATAGATTTTCTTtggtgaagaaaagaaaataacatttaagGATTTCTGAGAGGAACAAAAGAGTTACAATCAGTTATTGGAAAAGTTCACAAAACAACAATCACTTCCAGTACCAAGCCCTTCAACTCCATCATAGTGAGATTGTTGTTTTGCTGTGATTTTCGATACACACAGAAGGTCAATTGAAGATGGCTGACCTAGAAGCAGTGTTGGCTGATGTCAGCTATCTCATGGCAATGGAGAAAAGTAAATGCACTCCTGCAGCCCGTGCTAGCAAAAAAATCATACTTCCCGACCCAAGGTAAACAACCACTCACCTTTCATCGTTGCAGCTAAACTATGGTTACCAATGTATTTATTCTcatggttctttttttttcctttgcaaaATAGTGTCAGAAGTGTTACCCAAAagtatttagaaaaaattggcgaAGTCAATTTTGATAAGATCTTCAACCAACGATTAGGTAATTGTCAGATAGCATACATTGAAACTAGGTATTCTAATTATAATTGACCAATTGTTTAGGTTTTCTACTTTTTAAACAATACTGCGAGGAAGTCAGCGATGAACCTATACCTCAGTTAGCGTTCTACGAAGAGGTAAAAACCGTTTTTCCTAATCATATTGGGGGtcgttttttgttatttggaGCGACCGAGCGTGTTGCCGGCGTTATGGCATTTGGTATCTTTTTTTCCGGCACGAGTGACGCACGGATATTAGCTGTTTGAGGTATTAGTCGTATATCACAATTTTATCCAGATGAtaagacgagaaaaaaaaaaaaaagatggaacatGAAAAAGATAATGGCCACAAGGAAGGTTGCGGTGGATTACACGTCATTCATTCCGACAACTTCTCTGCGTCGTTAATCCACGTTGATCTTTTGATTCCGCTGGTAGATTACGCTAGGTCCTGGGATTTCCGCagtctttcgttttgttttctatttttttctgatgtggaaaaacaaggaaaagatttttttctcgCGTCCTTTGGGTAGCAGCTCTTAACTTGCTTGTCTTTTGTCCTCGCATTTTTTCCTTGTCCAGCCGCGGGCTTTGTTTATTTGACTGGCCTCTCTACCAACGAGCTACTCCAACTTTCCACAAGGATCTTTCTGTCTTCTGCAgccatcttctttttcacgtCTCTCTTCGTCGTCTTTTCTTATTCCGGCCGAGAAAAAGGAAGCCAAAGGGGAAGAAAAGCGAAGACGAGTGTATGCACACACGCGCACGTCTTCGTTTTCCTACTTCTCCTCCTCCTGTTCGCTCTGCTCTTCCCCCCTGTTCTACGACGATGATATACAGGATGGGCGATCAATAAAACGCGAACGTCTCCGGTTCCGGGAAGTTGTGTATGGGGATAgagtatataaaaaaaaaaagtttagggaataaaaacagagaaagaaaaaaaaaaagaatcacagATGACAAATTTTAAactgaaagtaaaaaaaaaatgttaaaaaagaaagtaatgATATAAATTGTATCTGCGCCAGACAATGTTGAGTATCTCCATATTTGTCTCGtctctacttttttttctccttttgtcCGATTCCGTGGAGGAAAAGTAAAAGGAGGTTATTGAATTCACCGACACATCTGTCGGCACGTGACTTGTGTCCCACACAGTTTCACATATATATCGAGTTTCCAAAACTTTGAAGCTGTTGGCTCaggctgccttttttttttcacggtcgCAAGGCTGGATGTAATCCATTGGGCCCGCGCGTGCGGGCCGTTATcgacccagaaaaaaaaattcatttcctCATCATCCGTTTGCTCTTTCTCAAGCTCATCTTTTCCTCTCAATTTATCGTCTATCCAAtttcgatgatgatgacgatccAGCTAACGCGTAAGAAAATTCAGACCATGGCGCAAcgatttgttgttttgtaaatAACAAATCCAGGCAGCCCGCGTTCGCTTTTAAACAGCGGGAGAGGAAAATCCAATCGGTTCCATTTTAGATTCAATCTCAACGTTGATTGACGAGCATACACAGCCCTTTGCTCGTGTGGgcttctttaaagaaaaaaaatttaatcaagCCCATCATTGTCTCTCATTTTCTCTCTAAAATCTCACATTGGATCATTTGGGAGTGAAAAGCATCGGCTTAAAAGAGATAGGGAACGTATTCATTTCAACAAACTCACGGAGGAATGCGATGGATGTGAATGAAGTGAAACGAGCTCAGGGTCGATTACTGTGCTGGTAGCCTAGGAACTTGATTTGTCTGTAAAAATACGTTGGCGTTTGCAAGAAAAAGCAGCACGGCTCACGGAGCTGGATAAGCGATAGTTTTGGCAGCTGGATCGCGAAATTTTTCTAATCTTTTTGGCCTGCCCAAAATTATGCACTCTATTTTTGGGCTTGTGACGTGTTTTTACTGtgctctgtttttttttttttttttttttcttctttccccctATGCAACACGTATACCTGGTGTTCGCTTAGCCGTTGGGgcagaagaaaatgtttctttaCATTTAGCAGTAAATGTATTCTACGTAGCCCAACCGATTCCTCCTTGTCATCGATATAGGTACTCCGGCTGGCCCggaagtcttttttttttttttatacactCGGCTATCCTTTTGCGCCTCTACTGCTGGGATCGCACTCTAGGCCCCCGAAGGGATAATGGATCTTGTTGTTTAGAAGGTTGCATCTCTGGTATCTCTTTTAGGCTTTCGAAGCCCAGTCAGCTTTCCTCTCTAATGACaaactgttttttctttatttctacTACGAAAGGGAGGTAAAAATAAGAGGAtgtacttattttttttcttctcgatgCCCTAGAAGCTTGCGGGTATTGGCTTCCGGATTTTCTATCTGATACGTCCATTCCTGCGTCCTTTCTGATCGGAAGTCCTTAACGGGCGCGACAGCGAATCGCTGATGCGGACAGCTTCTAATTGCTCACGCCGTCTGTAAACCATCAACGGCCGCTGGGAAATGGGAGAGGCCCGTTGCGCACGAACGTTGTAGGATCCGATCGATTTACTCTGGAAAGTCACATACGAGTGGGTTTGTGAAGCAGCGAAAGTCGAAGCGACAATGAAGACCAGAAAGCTTCTTCGAACTCTTTAGAAAACAGGAGTAGATCactaaaagagaaaggaatgaTTTGATTGAATCGGTTTTTCGTGTTCGTGCCTCATGTTTCCTTTGACGTAACAAAGGGTGTGGGCTAGAGAAGTTCGACACGCAAGAGAATCTGGAAAACAGAGGGGAAAATGATTGATTTGCCACAGACTAGTAGGCTTTGGACTGAGTGGAGGCGACAGTTGAGAGTCTGGAGAGATGAGTCAGAAggataaatgaaaatgaattaaattttttttttgtttttctgttattttcaGATAAAACGTTACGAGAAACTGGAAACAACAGAGGAGAGGCGGAAACTTGCGCGGGAGATTTATGACAACTTTATCATGAAGGAACTACTCTCGCATACACACGTAACACTCTTTCGTAATTTCGCTGTTGTTCTTCGTGTGCCCTCGCTCACTTTCGGTCTCTTTACGCCAATTTGAACGCGTTGAATTGATCTGATTAAGCTTGTTGCGGTTGTCCTAGTTTCCCCCCCTCAATGCGTGTACAGTAGGAGTGTGTCGTCTCGCTGTGGCTAACAAGGCAAACACGAAAGTGATGACAGCAAAAGTGTTCACGTGATAGAATGGCGGCATGATGACGATGTCGCGTTAAATGTCAGAAAGTCGAATGAATTACAAACAAGGGCGCGACCAGGAGTTTGACatttcgatttaaaaaaaaaatttcttgctGGATTGGGATAGAATgtagaaaaagagaattttgGCAAACCAGAAAGCAATATCATCCTGTCATCTTTGACACAAATTTcgcctatttaaaaaaagaaaactgccgAATGGAGACATAATTTCGTCTGTTAATGGTTCTCCTTCTGTCCAAACGATCGTGTGCTAATGTCACATTTTCTGGCGAAGGATCCAGGACGTTGAATGAAAGAGCGGAAAAGCGTAGTGAAAATGAAACGTCCTAGTTCGATCCATTTTATGGTGCGTTAGTGACCCCTTTCGGTAGACATCCGTTAACATTCAAATGGTCGTTTTAAATGACTCTTGTGCATCTCCCATTTTAacgtttttaattttccttttcttttttttttgttccatccCTTTTACAATTGTGCGGTACGTTTGGTCGATGCAGAGTTATTCCAAAGAGTCTGTGGCTCACGTCCAGAA
The nucleotide sequence above comes from Daphnia carinata strain CSIRO-1 chromosome 3, CSIRO_AGI_Dcar_HiC_V3, whole genome shotgun sequence. Encoded proteins:
- the LOC130704468 gene encoding X-box-binding protein 1-like, producing MQIIVIQPGSQAALNLAEAHQLAYSSSSSTGEGSEVECETNGEDNSQKQPTRKRQRLDHMTEQEKFLRRKLKNRVAAQTARDKKKAKMDELEELVNNLTAENNHLRAENQRLLAENARLTGNHHSVLEDPVPKSMERIVYPVESAALINGPLPQGQGYTPSMVLKLLLHLMLVLQSPAVHLKSNKLKRFTKADIHSQYFTPFQQLKNCPLNDAQSPTQRSQKYPP